TAGACTCTAACTTAGATTTGTCCAAGCTTAGAGCTCATCCCTTAAAGGCTGTCATCCACTGAAGTAAAACTGTTAGAGCTGTTAGGAGATGGTTGCTTTCTTGGTAGAAAGGATTGGAGCATTAGTACATTACATACGACATTAAGCAATGAAATGAAAGTAAAAGAATATGCTGATAAAACAATATGCTAAATAAGTAAATATCTTGATTCTGTTGTTGATGTTGGTATGGAAATCATGGCTTTCTACATGTTGGATTATGCAATGTAACAAACTCCTGAGTCCTGACTATCTGATTTGAAGAAACCTTTTTTTATCACTGTAGTTTGCTTCTTTTGCTTATTGTTTATCTTACAGTTGATATTTTGGTTCTTCCATGGAATAGAATGTGGAAATGTGTTACATGTATCATTTATCGATCTTCTCTCGAACTAAGTGAATTCATTCCACATCATTTATAAACATAATTGTATCTTATGAACAAGTTTGATCTAATTAGTATGGTTTCAAATAGCATGTTTCTTAAAATTATTCCACATCAAAatgatttgattatttaataagaAAAACGTTGCTTAATAAAATTAGGGGATTGtagcattttattttatttttagcattGTCTACTTCTGTAGTTGATCTTGGCAAGTAGTAAGACCTCATTGTAGTTGTTGTCATATGGAATGATAAGTTTTTCCATTATTTTGAGTTAATGAATTGTTAAGATACCGGCTATGTTATTTTGACTCTATGGATGCTCTTTATTTCACTTCACTCAAAGTGATACTGATACCAACTAAAAAGACCCTTATTTTCTCATATTATGTCAATCTTTTAACAGTTAGAACTATCACCCCAAAGTTCAGTTGCATCTCATTTCCATAAAGATATAGTGTAGCCATTAGAATATAAAGAGGGATTCAAAATTGATACAAAAAATGATAACGCTTGCTAGATTCTTATTGATTCAATTTGAAGCCTCCATTTTCCAAACTACATCCAATGCCTCCAATTATCATCTCTGTGAATAAATTGTTTAGTAAATAAATggctaaaacaaaacaaaaatactaaGTTTAGATATAAAGGTTGTTAGGGCTATTTCTTATATATTATGTTCACAAGAAATCATATATACACATTTTTTGACATCTTCTTAAGATCAAATATATGATACCGTATTACATATTGTTTGAGTGTCTGACACCGACGCAAGAACCAAAGTAAAATAAGAGAGAAAACAATGTCTTTATATCATTTCTCTTtgaatatatacaaaattaaagtTCCATTATGGCAGAGGATGTAtcagttaaaaatatatatgtaatataTGGTAGATTTACTATGGTACatgtaatatttatatatatatatatatatatatattttctaatcAATGTAAGATGTAATATATTTCCTGTTCAACCCCAAAAGCAACAAAGAAATAGCAATGAAAGAGAGCAACATAGAAAGCCAAttctttctttattattttgaatcacaAAATCTATGAAACTGATCACTAGAATAAATCCCATGAGAGGTACAAATTATTGTCTACAACAAAACTTTATTAATtcttctaaaaataattaaaacctAAAAGATATGAAGTTCTATCCTGGAAAATTAGAACTTTTATTAGCACAAAAttcaaaccaaaaaaaaaaaacttcaactATAATCGATAGTCACCAAATTCTTTCAAGCCTCCCAAGGTGGCCGGGGTGGGAATAGATGTCCTCATATTATGAGAAAACAATGAATCTGAATAGTTCAAGAACGGTTGACTCGAGCACATGAAATCCGTCGTGCTCGGCGCCAAGAAGTTTGTCATGTAAGGATTGAACAGAGGCTCCAACATTGGAGTCTCTGATGCAATGTAACATGAGTTAACATGAGTTTTACTGATGTTTCCACAATTGTTCTCATTGGTGGTAATCGACGACGTGTCATTGTCTTCATTTCTAACAATAACAACATTCTTTCTGTCGTTTTCCTTGACTCCTGCTGCCATTGCAACATTGCTCACGGGCTCTTGCTTTTTCTGATGTTGAGACGACGGGACATTGCTCCCGCCGTCTTCCCCCTCAGAACGAGATAGCCCAGTGAGCTTTTGCACCAATGTCATGAAGTCCCTAGGGTGAGTATGAATGACTCGTGGAGAATGTGTGTAGATTATCACGGGATGGCGAGGTTGTTGGGGTGGCTTGTTTGATGCCCCCATGCCATTAGCCAATGAAGACGATGTTGACGAAGACGACGATGAAGACGATGATGGTTGTGATGATGTTGATAgtgatttttttatgaaatgagAATCTTTATTGATTTTCAAATGTGGTGGCAACATTCCATTAATGTTGGATTTTGTGG
This region of Cicer arietinum cultivar CDC Frontier isolate Library 1 chromosome 8, Cicar.CDCFrontier_v2.0, whole genome shotgun sequence genomic DNA includes:
- the LOC101498472 gene encoding VQ motif-containing protein 20, whose amino-acid sequence is MKPSQFHAKKEITSTTITTKSNINGMLPPHLKINKDSHFIKKSLSTSSQPSSSSSSSSSTSSSLANGMGASNKPPQQPRHPVIIYTHSPRVIHTHPRDFMTLVQKLTGLSRSEGEDGGSNVPSSQHQKKQEPVSNVAMAAGVKENDRKNVVIVRNEDNDTSSITTNENNCGNISKTHVNSCYIASETPMLEPLFNPYMTNFLAPSTTDFMCSSQPFLNYSDSLFSHNMRTSIPTPATLGGLKEFGDYRL